A region of Salvia splendens isolate huo1 chromosome 17, SspV2, whole genome shotgun sequence DNA encodes the following proteins:
- the LOC121774465 gene encoding flavonol 3-sulfotransferase-like, with protein sequence MTFRSNFHARDDDVLLASFPKTGTTWLMALSHSILKKDESRDPLTTTNPHSLVLTAEAEPLTDKVLFVKYEEIKSHPEREVLRIAELLGRPVAEGEEEEELL encoded by the coding sequence ATGACCTTCCGGTCCAACTTCCACGCCCGCGATGACGACGTCCTCCTTGCGTCTTTTCCCAAGACTGGCACCACGTGGCTCATGGCACTCTCTCACTCCATCCTCAAAAAAGACGAAAGTCGCGATCCCCTCACAACGACCAACCCTCACTCCCTCGTCCTCACTGCCGAGGCCGAGCCCCTGACCGATAAGGTCCTGTTCGTCAAGTACGAGGAGATCAAATCGCACCCTGAGAGGGAGGTTTTGAGGATTGCGGAGTTATTGGGGAGGCCAGTGGCAgaaggagaggaggaggaggagcttTTGTGA
- the LOC121773346 gene encoding uncharacterized protein LOC121773346: protein MSVITHPSMAVPKLMLSISPSPSPSPSPSPPPTMSPHPSFPFLLDAAASLISRRSLILSSPVVALSSSFAAALAQPPSKPFLSGIANTKSWFQFYGDGFSIRVPPNFQDIMEPEDYNAGLSLYGDKAKPKTYAARFATPDGSEVLSVVIRPSNSLKITFLEAQDIADLGSLKEAAKIFVPVGATLYSARTFKIKEEDGYRNYYFYEFGGDEQRVALVAAVNSGKAIIAGATAPERKWEDDGIRLRSAAVSLTIV, encoded by the exons ATGAGCGTGATCACACATCCTTCGATGGCAGTGCCCAAATTGATGCTATCCATctccccttccccttccccttccccttccccttcccctccACCAACGATGAGCCCACACCCTTCCTTCCCCTTCTTGCTGGATGCTGCTGCTTCTCTTATCTCTAGAAGAAGTTTAATCCTCTCTTCTCCAGTTGTAGCCTTATCTTCTTCTTTCGCTGCTGCACTTGCTCAACCTCCTTCCAAGCCTTTCCTCTCCGGCATCGCCAACACCAAGTCTTGGTTCCAATTCTACGGCGATGGTTTCTCAATTCGTGTCCCTCCCAACTTCCAAGACATCATGGAACCCGAG GACTATAATGCTGGACTCTCTCTCTATGGAGATAAGGCGAAGCCAAAGACTTATGCTGCGCGTTTCGCCACTCCCGATGG ATCCGAAGTTCTGAGTGTTGTTATTCGGCCATCTAATTCACTCAAGATTACCTTCTTAGAG GCCCAAGACATTGCTGATTTAGGCTCTCTGAAGGAGGCAGCTAAAATATTTGTTCCAG TTGGTGCAACACTGTATTCTGCTAGGACTTTTAAGATTAAGGAAGAAGACGGTTACAG GAATTATTACTTTTATGAGTTTGGTGGAGATGAACAGCGTGTAGCACTAGTAGCTGCTGTTAACAGTGGAAAG GCTATAATTGCCGGAGCTACTGCACCCGAGAGAAAATGGGAAGATGATGGCATACGCCTTCGCTCTGCTGCTGTATCTCTGACAATTGTTTAA
- the LOC121775222 gene encoding uncharacterized protein LOC121775222 gives MVNHEVLPGQNNDAALGHNQPVVLNRNHNIVIAQNHNGMEMGQAHEQDALLGQGHDGQDDDPQYDEQENGLSMEEKPDHDIQDVHLHCDDSELDISDHNHLAMSENQDLDENMELAVIQHEDMGMDSMHDMDLHQSLVVTPSHILQQRTLAIGPSYELHVGQEFTDVKACRRALRDTAIALHFEMQTIKSDKTRFTARCASEECPWRIHAAKLPGVPTFTIRTINDSHTCGGISHLGHQQASVQWVANSVEQRLRENPNCKPKEILEEIHRVHGITLSYKQAWRGKERIMAAMRGSFEEGYRLLPQYCEQVKRTNPGSIASVYGNPTDNCFQRLFISFQASIYGFLNACRPLLGLDRTFLKSKYLGTLLLATGFDGDGGLFPLAFGVVDEENDDSWMWFLSELHNLLEVNTENMPRLTILSDRQKGVVDGVEANFPTAFHGFCMRHLSESFRKEFNNSMLVNLLWDAAHALTVIEFEAKILEIEEISEDAAYWIRRIPPKLWATAYFEGTRFGHLTANIVESLNTWILEASGLPIIQMMECIRRQLMTWFNERRETSMQWTSILVPSAERRVAEALERARTYQVLRANEAEFEVISHEGTNIVDIRNRCCLCRGWQLYGLPCAHAVAALLSCRQNVHRFTESCFTVATYRKTYSQTIHPIPDKTLWMELSEGDPTGSQCAEMTINPPKSLRPPGRPRKKRVRAEDRGRVKRVVHCSRCNQTGHFRTTCAAPI, from the coding sequence ATGGTGAACCACGAAGTTCTCCCGGGGCAAAATAACGATGCAGCTCTTGGTCATAACCAGCCAGTGGTGCTAAACCGTAATCACAACATAGTTATTGCTCAAAACCATAATGGCATGGAGATGGGTCAGGCTCACGAACAAGATGCCTTGCTGGGGCAGGGTCATGACGGTCAGGATGATGATCCTCAATATGATGAGCAAGAGAATGGTTTGTCGATGGAGGAGAAACCTGATCATGATATCCAAGACGTGCATCTACATTGTGATGACAGCGAGTTAGATATATCTGATCATAATCATTTGGCAATGTCTGAGAACCAAGATCTTGACGAAAATATGGAATTAGCAGTGATACAGCATGAGGACATGGGCATGGACTCTATGCACGATATGGATCTTCACCAGTCTCTAGTAGTTACTCCCTCTCATATTCTGCAGCAGAGAACCCTTGCTATAGGCCCTAGCTACGAACTTCACGTTGGGCAAGAATTCACTGATGTCAAAGCTTGTCGAAGGGCTCTGAGGGACACAGCTATTGCCCTGCATTTTGAGATGCAGACCATAAAGTCAGATAAAACTCGTTTTACTGCCAGATGTGCCAGCGAGGAATGTCCATGGCGCATTCATGCTGCAAAGCTTCCTGGTGTACCCACTTTCACAATCAGGACCATCAATGATAGCCATACATGCGGAGGAATTTCCCATCTGGGGCATCAGCAGGCCTCAGTTCAGTGGGTTGCCAATTCTGTGGAGCAACGCTTAAGGGAGAACCCAAATTGCAAGCCAAAAGAGATCTTGGAAGAAATCCATAGAGTTCATGGTATCACTCTATCTTACAAGCAAGCCTGGCGTGGAAAGGAAAGGATTATGGCTGCTATGCGCGGATCTTTTGAAGAAGGATACCGTCTCCTCCCACAGTACTGTGAGCAAGTTAAAAGGACTAACCCAGGAAGCATTGCATCAGTTTACGGAAATCCTACTGACAACTGCTTCCAACGCCTCTTCATCTCATTTCAGGCATCCATATATGGTTTTCTAAATGCTTGCCGTCCACTTCTTGGGCTTGACCGAACATTTCTAAAGAGTAAATATCTGGGTACATTGCTTCTGGCTACTGGTTTTGATGGGGATGGTGGTCTTTTCCCTTTGGCTTTTGGTGTTGTTGATGAGGAGAATGATGATAGCTGGATGTGGTTTCTCTCCGAGCTCCATAACCTTCTTGAGGTGAATACTGAAAACATGCCAAGGCTTACAATATTGTCAGATAGGCAAAAAGGTGTTGTTGATGGAGTAGAAGCGAATTTCCCGACTGCTTTCCATGGGTTTTGCATGCGTCATTTGAGTGAAAGCTTCCGGAAAGAATTTAACAATTCAATGCTTGTTAACCTTTTGTGGGATGCTGCCCATGCTCTTACAGTTATTGAATTTGAAGCCAAAATTCTAGAAATTGAAGAGATTTCTGAAGATGCAGCATACTGGATTCGACGGATTCCCCCAAAATTATGGGCTACAGCTTATTTTGAGGGTACAAGGTTTGGACATTTGACAGCTAATATAGTGGAATCTCTAAATACTTGGATCTTGGAAGCCTCAGGTCTTCCAATAATCCAAATGATGGAATGCATCCGAAGGCAGCTAATGACCTGGTTCAATGAACGTCGAGAGACTAGTATGCAGTGGACATCCATCCTTGTGCCGAGTGCAGAGAGGCGAGTTGCAGAGGCTCTTGAGCGTGCACGCACTTATCAGGTTCTTCGTGCTAATGAAGCGGAATTTGAGGTAATATCCCACGAGGGGACAAACATTGTTGACATCCGAAACCGCTGTTGTCTTTGTCGGGGATGGCAACTGTATGGTCTACCCTGTGCGCATGCTGTTGCTGCACTGCTCTCTTGCAGACAGAATGTCCATCGATTTACTGAGAGCTGTTTCACTGTTGCTACCTACCGGAAGACGTACTCACAAACCATTCATCCTATCCCAGATAAAACACTGTGGATGGAGTTATCTGAAGGAGATCCGACTGGCAGTCAATGTGCAGAAATGACTATTAATCCACCTAAATCACTCCGCCCTCCTGGGCGACCGAGGAAGAAGCGTGTTAGAGCAGAAGACCGTGGCCGTGTGAAGAGAGTTGTACATTGTAGCCGCTGCAATCAGACAGGCCACTTCCGGACGACGTGTGCAGCACCAATATGA
- the LOC121773912 gene encoding protein RESTRICTED TEV MOVEMENT 2-like: MAMRGRGDAGVWLVYEDFKPNSEWQQDAHSHSLIISIPGFMREQLRVSTESRNIVRVRGERLIAGNKWSRFLEDFEVPENSDMNSIRAKFHDGALTITIPKKTIDKPHHEAREDEKHKHVEDQGKEASSSKTKLAGAEREEAAKEERVKELSGKEKGKEEKEKEAIESSESEDGALTKAVKGGKKKEVIAKAVKGVGELNEERKLMVNMGVAVLVIVSFSAYVTYKFVAGDDKK; this comes from the exons ATGGCGATGAGGGGTCGAGGCGACGCTGGGGTTTGGCTGGTGTACGAAGATTTCAAGCCCAACTCGGAATGGCAACAAGATGCGCATTCCCATAGCCTCATTATTTCTATCCCTG GTTTCATGAGAGAGCAACTTAGGGTTTCGACAGAAAGCCGTAACATCGTTAGGGTTCGTGGGGAGCGACTCATAGCCGGCAACAAATGGAGCCGCTTCCTCGAGGATTTCGAGGTTCCAGAGAACTCAGACATGAACTCAATTCGAGCCAAGTTCCACGATGGCGCTCTCACCATCACAATACCTAAAAAGACAATCGACAAGCCTCATCATGAAGCTCGCGAAGACGAGAAACACAAACATGTTGAGGACCAGGGCAAGGAAGCTAGCTCATCGAAAACAAAGCTGGCCGGAGCCGAGAGAGAGGAAGCTGCAAAGGAAGAGAGGGTGAAAGAACTTTCAGGCaaggaaaagggaaaagaagaaaaagaaaaggaagcaATCGAGTCGAGTGAAAGTGAAGATGGAGCTCTCACCAAGGCAGTGAAGGGAGGAAAGAAAAAAGAGGTAATCGCGAAAGCAGTGAAAGGGGTGGGTGAGCTGAATGAAGAGAGGAAGTTGATGGTGAATATGGGGGTGGCTGTGCTTGTAATTGTCTCGTTTAGTGCTTATGTTACCTACAAGTTTGTAGCGGGAGACGATAAGAAATAG